A stretch of Brassica napus cultivar Da-Ae chromosome C6, Da-Ae, whole genome shotgun sequence DNA encodes these proteins:
- the LOC106410722 gene encoding ubiquitin carboxyl-terminal hydrolase MINDY-3, whose translation MANHQDDEDLELALKMSMQYNPPEAKRSKPIEETGSGSGESPEAKTRRLQREIMAAAAEKRMLSFPKSPRALASVADSCKGIGSGGGLELSPQESNQLFTMVFGNEVSKSILAQWTNQGIRFSPHPETTIGLVQHEGGPCGVLAALQAFVLKYLLYFPDDIGKDSPSLGVKTSKNPYVASDSFSSIPEEAKTRALVRSMCEILFMCGNNNRAVVASFLYSEDLNTNQKDEVMAAGLPIESASDLQKILRFETFTTQSSALSKIAGAITAFQSRVGALLFLISALLSRGLDTVQNDRDDPNLPLVTAPFGHASQEIVNLLLCGEAVPNVFDGRMDFGGGMFLKGISKNVEVGFLTLLESLNFCKVGQNLKSPKWPIWVVGSESHYTVLFALDPAVQEENELELRESQIRRAFDARDQSGGGGFISVEAFHQVVQETNIRLPNEKMNEICAMGFIVWSELWQVILELDRNLGGIKDSSGMMGKKVFDVYHFNGIAKSDINGGGQAMAVEGGTVPVQRPRLTKLNVSVPPKWTPEEYMTCATSSSSDKDSEVNQPKPAQHAPLVDCIRTRWSRATCSWAGDPPSIV comes from the exons ATGGCGAATCATCAAGACGACGAGGATTTGGAATTGGCTCTTAAGATGAGTATGCAGTACAATCCCCCAGAGGCCAAACGGAGCAAACCCATTGAAGAAACTGGATCCGGATCTGGTGAATCGCCGGAGGCCAAAACACGGCGGTTGCAGAGGGAGATCATGGCTGCTGCGGCTGAGAAACGAATGCTGTCGTTTCCTAAGAGCCCCAGAGCTCTGGCTTCGGTTGCTGATAGCTGTAAAGGGATTGGATCCGGTGGTGGTTTGGAGTTATCGCCTCAAGAGTCTAATCAGCTGTTCACAATGGTGTTTGGGAATGAGGTTTCCAAAAGCATACTTGCACAGTGGACTAATCAAGGCATAAG GTTTAGCCCTCATCCTGAAACTACTATAGGGTTAGTGCAGCATGAAGGTGGCCCCTGCGGTGTTTTAGCAGCATTACAG gcATTTGTTCTTAAATACCTTCTTTACTTTCCGGATGACATAGGAAAAGATTCGCCGAGTTTGGGTGTCAAAACATCTAAAAACCCTTATGTCGCATCAGACTCTTTCTCTTCTATACCAGAAGAAGCAAAAACAAg ggcCCTTGTTAGAAGCATGTGTGAGATTCTATTTATGTGTGGGAACAATAACCGTGCTGTAGTAGCGAGTTTCCTTTACTCTGAGGATCTCAATACTAATCAGAAAGATGAG GTAATGGCTGCTGGGCTCCCCATTGAGTCTGCTTCAGATTTGCAAAAGATCTTAAGATTTgagacattcacaactcagTCCAGTGCCCTTAGTAAGATAGCAGGCGCAATAACTGCTTTCCAGAGTCGCGTGGGTGCTTTGCTATTCCTTATTTCAGCTTTACTCTCCCGTGGACTG GATACTGTTCAAAACGACAGGGATGATCCAAACCTCCCCCTGGTAACTGCACCATTTGGACATGCCTCCCAG GAAATCGTAAACCTGCTATTGTGTGGTGAAGCGGTTCCTAAtgtgtttgatggaaggatggatTTTGGAGGCGGCATGTTTCTGAAAGGCATATCGAAGAATGTTGAGGTGGGCTTCCTGACGTTGCTCGAGTCTCTCAATTTCTGCAAAGTCGGTCAGAACCTCAAATCTCCCAAATGGCCTATATGGGTCGTTGGCAGCGAGTCACATTACACCGTCCTGTTTGCACTCGATCCAGCTGTCCAGGAAGAAAACGAACTTGAGCTGAGAGAGTCTCAGATAAGAAGAGCTTTTGATGCAAGAGACCAGAGCGGAGGAGGTGGTTTCATCAGCGTGGAGGCCTTTCACCAAGTTGTTCAGGAAACAAACATTAGACTGCCAAATGAGAAGATGAATGAGATCTGCGCCATGGGGTTCATTGTGTGGAGCGAGTTATGGCAAGTGATCTTGGAGCTGGACAGAAACTTGGGAGGAATCAAAGATTCATCAGGAATGATGGGAAAGAAAGTGTTTGATGTCTATCACTTCAATGGGATTGCTAAATCAGATATAAACGGTGGTGGTCAAGCTATGGCTGTGGAAGGTGGGACGGTTCCTGTTCAAAGGCCAAGGCTCACCAAACTAAACGTCTCTGTCCCTCCTAAATGGACACCAGAAGAGTACATGACGTGTGCAACGTCCAGCAGCTCTGACAAAGACTCAGAAGTGAACCAGCCTAAGCCGGCACAGCATGCACCATTGGTGGATTGTATCAGAACTCGGTGGTCACGAGCCACTTGTAGCTGGGCTGGAGATCCTCCAAGTATAGTCTGA
- the LOC106407776 gene encoding syntaxin-31, with protein MEGRRRPDIIKGLVFCNPPDCRHQIVELLQKRCRSTIENAPSQQMEMSMLLQTVPKQENYTQNRAGELYPKQSSSQCGIITELSGIFAHLATMVTQQGKLAIRIDGNMDESLVDVEGACSALLQHLARITSNRWLMIKIFAVIILFLIVFLFFVA; from the exons atggaaggaagaagaagacccGACATAATTAAAG GTTTGGTTTTCTGCAACCCACCAGATTGCCGCCATCAAATAGTGGAGCTCCTTCAG AAAAGATGCAGATCCACCATCGAGAATGCACCATCGCAACAAATGGAGATGTCCATGTTACTACAAACAGTCCCAAAGCAGGAGAATTATACCCAAAACAGAGCTGGAGAATTATACCCAAAACAGAGCTCTTCACAGTGTGGAATAATAACAGAGCTCAGTGGAATATTCGCACATCTAGCTACGATGGTCACTCAACAAGGAAAGCTAGCTATCAG AATCGATGGCAATATGGATGAATCTTTAGTTGATGTAGAGGGAGCATGCAGCGCTCTTCTGCAGCATCTAGCTCGAATTACATCAAATAGATGGCTCATGATCAAGATCTTCGCTGTTATCATATTGTTCCTCATTGTTTTCCTCTTCTTCGTGGCTTGA